The Streptomyces sp. NBC_00454 DNA segment ACCGCCGTGGTGCCGAAGATCAAGGCGCCCGCCCTGGTCCTCGACTACGACTCCGAGCAGTTCTACCCGGGCCAGCCGAAGCAGATGTACGACCTGCTCCGCTCGCGCCGCGAGTACGTGAAACTGACGGAGGCCACCGGGGCGCAGTTGCACTGCTCCCCGATGGCCCCGCAGCAGCACTGCGACGTCGTCTTCGACTGGCTGGCCGACGTACTGCACCGCTGATGGATCAGATCGGCCGACCCGACCGATCCGGACGACCCGACCGACTAGAAGGTCAGGTTCCAGGCGTCGATCTTGCCGGTGTCCGCATTGGCGTTGTCGTTGACGCGCAGCGTCCAGACACCGTTGGCGACCTCGGAGGAGGCGTTGACGGTGAAGGTCTGGATGATGTTGTCCGTGCTGCCGCCGGCCCGGTTGCTCAGGGTGTAGACCGAGCCGTCCGGAGCCACGAGGTCGACCTTGAGGTCACCGATGTAGGTGTGCTTGATGTCCACGCCCACCTTGAGGGTGGCCGGCGCGTTGCCGGTCACCCCGCTGACGGTGATCGTGCTGTCGACGGTCGCGTTGTCGTTGATCGCGAAGTCGGTCAGGTTCTCGAAGTACTTCCCGGGCGGCGGGGTGGCGCCGACCGCCTTCAGCGCGTCGACCTGGCCCTCGCCGAAGAACGAGTTGTTGGCCGTGGTGCCGGTGCAACGGGTGTCGGACGGGCAGGCCGTGTCGTTGGCCTGGGTGGCCAGCTTGGCGCGGATCTGCGCCGGGGTGATGCCCGGGTTGGCGCTGGCGATGAGCGCCGCGACGCCCACGACGTGCGGGGTGGCCATCGAGGTGCCGCTCTTGGTGCTGTACCCGCCGCCGGGGGCGGTGGAGTACACGTTGCTGCCCGGGGCCGCGACGTCGATGACGCCCTGGCCGAAGTTGGAGAACGAGGCCTTCGTGGTGCCCGTGCCGTTGGCCGCGACCGTGACCACGCCCGGGAGCTCGGTCGGGATGTCGAGGCAGGCGTTGGTGATGGTGCGGGTGGTGGGCGTGGAGTCGTTGGGGCTCGCGGAGTCGGTGGTCTTGTGGGCGAGGTCGTAGTCCTCGTTGCCCGCCGCGGCGACCTGGAGCGAGCCCTTGCCCTCGGCGTACTCCTGGGCGCGCTTGACGCCCTCGATGATGGCGGCCTGGTCGATGTTGTCCGGGCAGTTGAACTGCCACGGGTCCGTGTAATAGCTGTTGTTGGTGACCTTGAAGCCGTGGTCCCCGGACCAGACGAAGGCGCAGATGGTGTTCTCGGCGAAGAAGAAGGAGTTGCCGGGCTCGGCCACGCGGACCGAGGAGATCTTCACGCCCGGGGCGACGCCGACGACGCCCTTGCCGTTCTTGGCGGCGGCGACGGTGCCCGCGACGTGGGTGCCGTGGGTGTCCACGTCACGCCAGGCGCCGACCCGGGTGTCCGGCTTGCCGTAGGCGCAGGAGGCGGAGTCGGCGGCGTTGAAGTTCGGCGCCAGGTCCTGGTGCTGGTCGTCCACACCGGTGTCCAGGATGCCGACCTTGACCGAGGCGGAGCCCGGGTTCACGGCCCAGGCCTGGTCGGCCTTGATCTGGCTCATGTCGGCCCGTACGGGTTCACCCGCGGGGGTCGTCGACTGCGCCGGGTTGGCCGGCAGCGCCGGGTTGTAGGCGTCGGCGGGGACGTCCGAGGTGCGCGTCGCGCCGACCTGCTGGACTCCGCTGACTCCGCGCATGGTGGCGGCGAAGGTCGCGGAGGTCGAGTGGGCGACGATCACGCCGATGGAGTCGAAGGTGGAGAAGACGGTGCCGCCGTTGGCCGTGATGGCGTTGCGGACCGCCGTGCTGTCACCTGCGGCGGTGATCACCAGGTAGGCGCGGGTGCCGGCAACCCAGGTCGCACTCTGGGAAGTCGGCGCCGCGGCCAGGGCCTTGGCGGGTGCGGAGGTGACGGGGGTGCCCGCCGGGGAAATGGGCTGGGTGCCGGCCAGAGCGGCCGGGGCCCCGAAGGCCAGCGCGCCGAGGGCGGCGGCGAGCACGAAGGTACGTCGAGGTCGGCTGGATATGTGGGGTATCAATGCGTCCTCCGAAGACGGCCCGGGGTGCGGGTGGCACCTACCGGTCCGTACGAAACGAGTGGTGGACGCAAGATGTCAGACGTCTGCACCGATATGGAAGTACCTTTTACCGCAGGACGGTTGGTCTGAACTTGGCTGAATATCGACGCTGGAAGAGGTGTCGGGACCGGCCGGGCTGGGCACCGTGGGGGCGAGCCCTGCCCGGCCGGTCCCTTTCGGGCGTCCCCGCTAGGCGGGTACGCCGTCCTTGGAGCCGTCCGTCTGGACGGGGACGGCGGCGGTGGGTCCGTGGTCGTCCTCGGTGAGCGTGGTCTCGTCGAAGGGCAGTCGGCCTGCGAGGACTTCGGTGGCCCGGGCCCGGTCGAACTCCTTGGTCCAGGTCCCGATCAGCACGGTCGCGATGGCGTTGCCCGCGAAGTTCGTCAGCGCCCGGGCCTCGCTCATGAACCGGTCGATGCCCACGATCAGGCCGACGCCGTCGACCAGTTCGGGCCGGTGCGACTGGAGCCCTCCGGCCAGCGTGGCCAGACCCGCGCCCGTCACCCCGGCCGCGCCCTTCGAGGCCACGATCATGAACAGCAGGAGCGAGATCTGCTCGCCGAGCGCGAGCGGCTTGTCCATGGCCTCCGCCACGAAGAGCGAGGACATCGTCAGGTAGATCGCGGTCCCGTCCAGGTTGAAGGAGTAGCCGGTGGGAACCGTGATGCCGACCACCGGCCGGGACACCCCGATGTGCTCCATCTTCGCGATCAGCCGGGGCAGCGCCGACTCCGAGGAGGAGGTGGACAGGATCAGCAGGAGCTCCCGGCCCAGATAGCGCAGCAGGGCGAAGACGCTGATCCCCGTACACACCCGCAACAGGGTGCCCAGGACCACGAAGACGAAGAGCAGGCAGGTCACGTAGAAGCCGATCATGATGACGGCCAGGGACTTCAGTGCGTCCATCCCGGTGGCTCCGACCACGGCCGCGATCGCGCCGAACGCGCCCACCGGCGCCGCCCACATGATCATCGCGAGCACCCGGAACACCAGCTTCTGCACGTGCCCGATCCCGCGCAGTACCGGCTCGCCCGCCGGGCCCATCGCCTGGAGCGCGAACCCGCACAACAGCGCCACCAGCAGCGTCTGGAGCACCTGGCCGCCGGTGAAGGCCGACACCAGCGTGGTCGGGATGATCCCCAGCAGGAACTCCGGGGTGCTCTGCGCCCCGCCCGCCTTGGCCTGGGCCTCGCCGGCGTGCCGGGCGGCCTCGGTCAGGTGCAGTCCGCTGCCCGGCTCCAGGAGGTTGCCGACCAGGAGCCCGATGGCCAGCGCCACCGTGGACATCACCATGAAGTAGCCGAGCGCCAGCCCGCCCACCGCACCGACCTTGGCGGCCTTGCGCACCGAGCCGATGCCCAGCACGATCGTGCAGAAGATCACCGGCGAGATCATCATCTTGATCAGGTTGACGAAGCCGGTGCCCAGCGGCTTGAGCTCCACCGCCACGCCGGGCGCGGCGAAGCCGACGGCGATGCCGAGCAGTACGGCGCCGATCACGGCGATGTACAGATAGTGCGTCTTGTCGCGCCTGGCGGCCACGCTGCCTCCTGGTTGTGCCTGGCCTCCTGGTGGTGAAGGCGTCCCGGGAGACCATCGCCCGCCGCTGTGACCCCGGTCACCCTTGCGTTCATAGAGTTCACGGCCGGGTGCACACTGAGCGCCATGTTCCGCTTCCCCCGGCCGCCGCGAAGCCTCGCCGGCCAGCTCTTCGCCATGCAGGTGGTGCTGGTCGCCGTGGTCGTCGCCGGATGCGCCGTCTTCGCCTACGCGACCGCCCGCGGCCAGGCCGAGGGGGCCGCCCGGCGCCAGGCCGGAGCCGTGGCCCGCGCGGTGGCGGACTCGCCGTCGGTGCGCGAAGCGGTACGGAACGCGGCGCGGGCAGCGCTACGGGGGGACGTGCCCGGGAGCGGCTCAGGAGCCGGACCCTCCGCGGCACTGCAGCCCTACGCGGAGCAGGTCCGCGCCGACGCGGGCGTGGACTTCGTGACCATCATGGCCCCGGACGGGCGGCGCTGGACCCACCCCGACCCGCACCGCATCGGCGAACCCTTCCTCGGCAACACCGCGCCCGCGCTGCGCGGGGAGACCTTCAGCGAGACCTACACCGGCACGCTGGGCCCCTCCATCCGCGTGGTCACCCCGATCATGGACGGCGGCCGGGTCGTCGGCATGGTCGCCGCCGGGATCACCGTCCGCGCCGTCAGCGCCCGGCTCGCCGCGCAGCTCTCCGCCCTGGCCTGGGTGGCCGGCGGGGCCCTGGCCCTGGGCGCGGTGGGCACGTACGTGGTCAACGCCCGGCTGCGCCGCCACACCCACGGGATGAACGCCGCGGAGCTGAGCCGGATGTACGACTACCACCAGGCCGCCCTCCACGGAGTCCGCGAAGGACTGCTCATGCTCGACGGGCAGCGCAGGATCACCCTCGTCAACGACGCCGGGCGCGAACTCCTCGGGCTGCGCGGGGAGATCAAGGGGACCGCGGTCGCCGACCTCGGGCTGCCCGCCCCGCTCACCGGCGCCCTGCTGGCCGACCGGCCCCGGGTGGACGAGGTGCACCTGAGCGCCGACCGGGTGCTCGTGGTCAACAGCGCGCCGGTGGCCGGAGGCGGCCGCCGCGGCACCGTGGTCACCCTGCGCGACCACACCGAACTCCAGTCCCTGACCGGAGAGTTGGACCATGAGCGCGGATTCACCCAGGCGCTGCGGTCCCAGGCCCACGAGGCGGCCAACCGGCTCCACACCGTGGTCTCCCTGATCGAACTCGGCCGCGTCGGGGAGGCGGTGGAGTTCGCCACCGCCGAACTGACCCTGGCGCAGGCCCTCACCGACGAGGTGATGGCCGCGGTGGGCGAGCCGGTGCTCGTGGCCCTGCTGCTCGGCAAGGCCGCCCAGGCCCACGAGCGGGGCATCGAACTGGTGGTCACCCCGGACAGCGGGGCCATCGGCTCCGGTCCCGGCGGGCCCTGCGCCCGGGACCTCGTCACCGTCCTCGGCAACCTGGTGGACAATGCCGTCGACGCCCTGGCCGGCGTCCCCGGCGGCCGGATCGCCGTCACGGTCCGCCCCGACGGCCCGGCGGCCGCCTCCGGGCAGGGGATCCTGCTCAGCGTGGCCGACAACGGCCCCGGACTCCCCGAGGGGGCCGACGTCTTCCGGCGCGGCTGGTCCGGCAAGGGGGAGGGGCGCGGCCTCGGCCTCGCCCTGGTCCGCCAAGTGGCCCACCGGCACGGCGGCAGCGCCGATGCCGACCAACTGCCCGGGGGAGGCGCGCGGTTCACCGTAAGACTGCCGGCGCGCGCAGAGGCGAGTGCAGAGGCGAGTGCAGAGGCGAGTACAGGGGTGAGTACAGGGGTGAGCGGAGAGGTGAGCGGATGATCACGCCCGAGGTGCGGGTCCTGGTCGTCGAGGACGACCCCGTCGCCGCCGACGCGCACGCGCTGTACGTGAGCCGCGTGCCCGGTTTCACGGCCGTCGCGGCCGTCCACTCGCTGGCCGAGGCCACCCGGGCCCTGGAGCGGACCCGGATCGACCTGCTGCTGCTCGACCTCACCCTGCCCGACGGCCACGGGCTGCGCTTCGCGCGCGGCCTGCGGGCCGCCGGGCACCCCGCCGACGTGATCGTGGTGACCTCGGCGCGGGACCTGGGCGTGGTCCGCGAGAGCGTCTCACTCGGCGTGGTGCAGTACGTACTGAAGCCCTTCGCCTTCCCGACGCTGCGCGAACGGCTGCTGCGCTACGCCGAGTTCCGCGCGAGCGCCGCGGGCGAGGCGGCCGGCCAGGACGATGTGGACCGGGCCATGGCGGCCCTGCGCGCACCCCGCCCGGCCGAACTGCCCAAGGGGATCGGTGCGCCGACCCTGGAGCGGGTCGCCGCGCTGCTGCGCTCGGCCCCCGAGGGGCTGACCGCGGCGGCGACGGCCGGGGCGGCCGGGATCTCGAGGATCACCGCCCGCCGCTACCTGGAGCACCTGGTGGACACCGGTCGCGCGGACCGCAGCCCCCGGTACGGCCAGGTCGGCCGCCCCGAACTGCACTACCGCTGGCTGGCGGCGGCTCCGGCCGGGACCGCGGCCGGCTCGGTGTCGAAGGTGTAGAACTTGCGGTGGTCCAGCATGTCGGCCGGGGTCACGTCGTTCCACGGCCGCATCGTGTCGTGCAGGTCCACGACGTTCGGCGTGCCGGCGGCGGGCAGATAGGCCGACTGCGGGTGCAGCGCCTGCCATTCGGTCCACAGCTTGTCGATGAAGGCGTGGTGCATCCAGAACACCGGGTCGTTGGGCGAGACCCCGGTGGCCATCTGCCCGCCGACCCATACGTGCACCCGGTTGTGCAGGTTGACCCCGCGCCAGCCCTCCAGGTTGTTGCGGAAACCGTTGGAGGAGCTGTTCCAGGGGGCGGCGTCGTACACCGGCATCGCGAGGACGGAGTCCACCTCGGCCCGGGTGGGGAGCTGCGCCACGCCGGTGCCCAGCGCGCGCCGCAGATAGGAGCGCCCGTCCACCCGTACGGCTATCTCCCACTTGCCCGCCGCGTAGGCGAACGGACCGTCGAGCACCTGCCCGTCGCGGGCCCGCCCGGTGCCGCCGAGGAAGTCGGCGGCCCAGAGCGAGGAGCGGGCGGTGCGGTCCGCGGTCCAGTCCCAGTACGGGAGGGCCACCTTCGGGTCCACCGCCTGCAGAGCCGCCTCGAACTCCAGCAGAAACCGGCGGTGCCAGGGGAGGAAGGAGGGGGAGCGGTGGCCGACCCGGTCGCCGGAGTCGGTGTCGCCCATGATGAAGCCGTTGTGGGTGGTGACGAACCGGTCGTAGCGGCCGGTGCGCTTGAGCTCCAGCAGGGCGTTGGTGAAGGCCCGCTTCTCCTCGGAGGTGAGCGAGGCCTGGTTCTTGCGGACGGTCATCACATGCCACCCATCGGGACGAGGGCGGCGCCCTGGAGTTCGCGCACGGCGGCGCGGGCGAGGGTGAGGGTGTCGGCGTAGGTCTCGTAGTGGTTGACCACGCTGATCCAGGTGCCGTCGGCGTTCTGCATGACGTGCAGTTCGCGGCCGTCTATGAGGACGGTCGGCAGACCGGGGGAGTGGTGGCCGCCGTGGTGGCCACCACCGCCCGCAGCGGGGGTTATTCGGATGCGACGGCCCTGGTAGACCTCGTCGACCGTTCCCGTGGGGGTGGCGGGTGCGGCGGGACGGGGGTCGGTGACGGCCGCGTGCGCGGTGGCGCCTGCGAGGCCGATGGCGCTGAGCGCGCCGGCGGTGGCGGTTAATGCCTGCCGGCGGGTGATCTTGTTCATGACCCGAAGAGGTATCAGGGCGCCGAGAGCCGTAGGCCGTTATCCGGACATGCGCGGATAAATTGCCTGGCTGGCAAACTTGGATGATCTTCCCGTCCGGACCGGCTCCAGCAGCCCGAACGGGAAGACCTATGGGAAAAACCCTAGCTGACGAAAGATCCTTCGGTCGCACTGGGGGGCTATGGGAGGGGTCACACCGCGGAGTCGGCCGGAAGGTGCAGTGCAAACCGAAGCCGACTTAAGGGCGAAATATCCCCTATAGTCCCGCTATGGCCCTGCATGAGACGAAGGACGCGCGTGCCCGCGACGCCGAGACGGACGTGTTCGCGTCCGCCCTCAGCGGCGAAATCCTCCCCAAGTACCGGATGCCTGACGACCACTCATCCTCCGAGGTCGTCTACCAGCTCCTCCACAACGAGCTGCTCCTCGACGGCAACGCCGCCCAGAACCTGGCCACCTTCTGCACCACCTGGTCGGACGACGGGGTCCACCGGCTGATGAACGAATGCCTCGACAAGAACATGATCGACAAGGACGAGTACCCGCAGACCGCCGAGATCGAGGCCCGCTGCGTCAACATCCTGGCCGACCTGTGGAACGCCCCGGCCGGCACCACCGGCACCGGCTGCTCCACCACCGGCTCCAGCGAGGCCGCCATGCTCGGCGGCCTCGCCCTCAAGTGGCGCTGGCGCGAACGCCGCCGCGCCGCCGGACTGCCCACCGACAGGCCGAACCTGGTGTGCGGACCGGTACAGATCTGCTGGGAGAAGTTCGCCCGCTACTTCGACGTCGAGCTCCGCCAGATCCCGCTGGAACCCGGCGCGACCGGCCTGCGCGCCGAGCAGCTCGCCGCCCACGTGGACGAGAACACCATCGGCGTCGTCGCCATCCTCGGCGTCACCTACACGTGCGTCTACGAGCCCGTCGCCGAGATCGCCGCCGAACTCGACCGGATCCAGGCCGAGCACGGCTGGGACGTACCGGTCCACGTGGACGCGGCCAGCGGCGGCTTCGTCGCCCCCTTCCTCCACCCCGACGTGGTCTGGGACTTCCGGCTGCCGCGCGTGGCCTCGATCAACACCTCCGGGCACAAGTACGGCCTCGCCCCGCTCGGCGTCGGCTGGATCGTCTGGCGCACGGCCGAACTGCTCCCGGCCGACCTGGTCTTCTCCGTGGACTACCTGGGCGGGGACATGCCGACCTTCGCGCTCAACTTCTCCCGGCCCGGCGGCGAGATCATCGCCCAGTACTACCTCTTCCTGCGCCTGGGCAAGGGCGGCTACCGCCGGGTCCAGCAGGCCTGCGCCGACACCGCCCGGTACCTGGCCCGCGAGATCGAGACGATGGGCCCCTTCACCCTCCTCTACGACGGCCAGGGCGCGCTCCCCGCCGTCTCCTACCGGCTCACCGACCCGCAGGCCGCCGGCTTCAGCCTCTACGACCTCTCCGACCGGCTGCGGATGCGGGGCTGGCAGGTGCCCTCGTACCCCT contains these protein-coding regions:
- a CDS encoding tyrosinase family protein, producing the protein MTVRKNQASLTSEEKRAFTNALLELKRTGRYDRFVTTHNGFIMGDTDSGDRVGHRSPSFLPWHRRFLLEFEAALQAVDPKVALPYWDWTADRTARSSLWAADFLGGTGRARDGQVLDGPFAYAAGKWEIAVRVDGRSYLRRALGTGVAQLPTRAEVDSVLAMPVYDAAPWNSSSNGFRNNLEGWRGVNLHNRVHVWVGGQMATGVSPNDPVFWMHHAFIDKLWTEWQALHPQSAYLPAAGTPNVVDLHDTMRPWNDVTPADMLDHRKFYTFDTEPAAVPAGAAASQR
- a CDS encoding glutamate decarboxylase, which encodes MALHETKDARARDAETDVFASALSGEILPKYRMPDDHSSSEVVYQLLHNELLLDGNAAQNLATFCTTWSDDGVHRLMNECLDKNMIDKDEYPQTAEIEARCVNILADLWNAPAGTTGTGCSTTGSSEAAMLGGLALKWRWRERRRAAGLPTDRPNLVCGPVQICWEKFARYFDVELRQIPLEPGATGLRAEQLAAHVDENTIGVVAILGVTYTCVYEPVAEIAAELDRIQAEHGWDVPVHVDAASGGFVAPFLHPDVVWDFRLPRVASINTSGHKYGLAPLGVGWIVWRTAELLPADLVFSVDYLGGDMPTFALNFSRPGGEIIAQYYLFLRLGKGGYRRVQQACADTARYLAREIETMGPFTLLYDGQGALPAVSYRLTDPQAAGFSLYDLSDRLRMRGWQVPSYPLPADREDTVIQRVLIRHGVTRDQIALLVSDLRRSVEHLAATPQPEPSTARRSGFHH
- a CDS encoding response regulator, with product MITPEVRVLVVEDDPVAADAHALYVSRVPGFTAVAAVHSLAEATRALERTRIDLLLLDLTLPDGHGLRFARGLRAAGHPADVIVVTSARDLGVVRESVSLGVVQYVLKPFAFPTLRERLLRYAEFRASAAGEAAGQDDVDRAMAALRAPRPAELPKGIGAPTLERVAALLRSAPEGLTAAATAGAAGISRITARRYLEHLVDTGRADRSPRYGQVGRPELHYRWLAAAPAGTAAGSVSKV
- a CDS encoding S8 family serine peptidase is translated as MLAAALGALAFGAPAALAGTQPISPAGTPVTSAPAKALAAAPTSQSATWVAGTRAYLVITAAGDSTAVRNAITANGGTVFSTFDSIGVIVAHSTSATFAATMRGVSGVQQVGATRTSDVPADAYNPALPANPAQSTTPAGEPVRADMSQIKADQAWAVNPGSASVKVGILDTGVDDQHQDLAPNFNAADSASCAYGKPDTRVGAWRDVDTHGTHVAGTVAAAKNGKGVVGVAPGVKISSVRVAEPGNSFFFAENTICAFVWSGDHGFKVTNNSYYTDPWQFNCPDNIDQAAIIEGVKRAQEYAEGKGSLQVAAAGNEDYDLAHKTTDSASPNDSTPTTRTITNACLDIPTELPGVVTVAANGTGTTKASFSNFGQGVIDVAAPGSNVYSTAPGGGYSTKSGTSMATPHVVGVAALIASANPGITPAQIRAKLATQANDTACPSDTRCTGTTANNSFFGEGQVDALKAVGATPPPGKYFENLTDFAINDNATVDSTITVSGVTGNAPATLKVGVDIKHTYIGDLKVDLVAPDGSVYTLSNRAGGSTDNIIQTFTVNASSEVANGVWTLRVNDNANADTGKIDAWNLTF
- a CDS encoding cation:dicarboxylate symporter family transporter, which translates into the protein MAARRDKTHYLYIAVIGAVLLGIAVGFAAPGVAVELKPLGTGFVNLIKMMISPVIFCTIVLGIGSVRKAAKVGAVGGLALGYFMVMSTVALAIGLLVGNLLEPGSGLHLTEAARHAGEAQAKAGGAQSTPEFLLGIIPTTLVSAFTGGQVLQTLLVALLCGFALQAMGPAGEPVLRGIGHVQKLVFRVLAMIMWAAPVGAFGAIAAVVGATGMDALKSLAVIMIGFYVTCLLFVFVVLGTLLRVCTGISVFALLRYLGRELLLILSTSSSESALPRLIAKMEHIGVSRPVVGITVPTGYSFNLDGTAIYLTMSSLFVAEAMDKPLALGEQISLLLFMIVASKGAAGVTGAGLATLAGGLQSHRPELVDGVGLIVGIDRFMSEARALTNFAGNAIATVLIGTWTKEFDRARATEVLAGRLPFDETTLTEDDHGPTAAVPVQTDGSKDGVPA
- a CDS encoding tyrosinase cofactor, with the protein product MNKITRRQALTATAGALSAIGLAGATAHAAVTDPRPAAPATPTGTVDEVYQGRRIRITPAAGGGGHHGGHHSPGLPTVLIDGRELHVMQNADGTWISVVNHYETYADTLTLARAAVRELQGAALVPMGGM
- a CDS encoding ATP-binding protein, with amino-acid sequence MFRFPRPPRSLAGQLFAMQVVLVAVVVAGCAVFAYATARGQAEGAARRQAGAVARAVADSPSVREAVRNAARAALRGDVPGSGSGAGPSAALQPYAEQVRADAGVDFVTIMAPDGRRWTHPDPHRIGEPFLGNTAPALRGETFSETYTGTLGPSIRVVTPIMDGGRVVGMVAAGITVRAVSARLAAQLSALAWVAGGALALGAVGTYVVNARLRRHTHGMNAAELSRMYDYHQAALHGVREGLLMLDGQRRITLVNDAGRELLGLRGEIKGTAVADLGLPAPLTGALLADRPRVDEVHLSADRVLVVNSAPVAGGGRRGTVVTLRDHTELQSLTGELDHERGFTQALRSQAHEAANRLHTVVSLIELGRVGEAVEFATAELTLAQALTDEVMAAVGEPVLVALLLGKAAQAHERGIELVVTPDSGAIGSGPGGPCARDLVTVLGNLVDNAVDALAGVPGGRIAVTVRPDGPAAASGQGILLSVADNGPGLPEGADVFRRGWSGKGEGRGLGLALVRQVAHRHGGSADADQLPGGGARFTVRLPARAEASAEASAEASTGVSTGVSGEVSG